A genomic segment from Lignipirellula cremea encodes:
- a CDS encoding IS701 family transposase, translating to MAKRKRSAKRPQAKHKKQTPSQHHKCQRLKRTNPLRSRTTEAITPLCGYLQTAVAALQSVLDRRIAFRLSIIVAGMLLADDRRTASAWFAAAGVQQDWDRFYECLISVGRSSGSLASAMVGLLVQKFAPGVGDRIQLALDDSPTSRFGRCVEGAGVHHNPTPGPADGEWLYGHNWVLLTWLATHPLWGVIALPLQSLLYVRQADVPKLAVKYAWEFRTKHELGVALLTSFVQSLRARGVRNSVWLAVDGAYAARPFLLPVLKLGVTVVSRLRRDACLFDLPGEAVPHRRGRRRIYGRNKLSLATLADQSQGWESLTYSGRGVEVTRPCKSFLATSELISGRIRVVLLRFDDGNWAPYFCTDPSADVREILEAVAARWAIEECFQGMKEVWGAGQQQVRNVWSSIGCWNLNSWVYGLVELCSWESPQAELSDRRSRPWDNASRRPSHADRRRTIARKMLEKQFIATLPPTPNSPQIRTLLEGLIAIVI from the coding sequence ATGGCCAAGCGTAAGCGATCCGCCAAACGTCCGCAAGCGAAACACAAAAAGCAGACGCCGTCGCAGCATCACAAGTGCCAGCGTTTGAAGCGGACCAATCCCTTGCGATCGCGCACGACAGAAGCGATCACCCCTTTGTGCGGCTATCTCCAGACGGCGGTGGCCGCCTTGCAGTCGGTGCTGGATCGACGGATCGCCTTTCGGTTGTCGATCATCGTCGCGGGCATGTTGCTGGCCGACGATCGACGCACCGCCAGCGCCTGGTTCGCCGCGGCCGGGGTGCAGCAGGACTGGGATCGCTTCTATGAATGCCTCATCAGCGTTGGCCGATCGTCGGGATCGCTGGCCAGCGCCATGGTCGGCTTGCTCGTGCAGAAGTTCGCGCCGGGCGTCGGCGACCGCATTCAGCTCGCCCTGGATGACTCGCCCACTTCGCGCTTCGGACGCTGTGTGGAAGGCGCCGGAGTGCATCACAATCCGACGCCGGGACCGGCCGACGGAGAATGGCTTTACGGCCACAACTGGGTCCTGTTGACCTGGCTGGCGACGCATCCGTTGTGGGGCGTGATCGCCTTGCCGCTGCAGTCGCTGCTGTACGTCCGCCAGGCCGATGTGCCGAAACTGGCGGTAAAATATGCATGGGAATTCCGTACGAAACACGAACTGGGCGTCGCGCTGTTGACGTCGTTCGTGCAATCGCTGCGCGCCCGCGGCGTGCGGAACTCGGTCTGGCTGGCGGTCGACGGCGCCTACGCCGCACGACCTTTTCTCCTGCCTGTGCTGAAACTCGGCGTCACGGTCGTCAGCCGCTTGCGCAGGGACGCCTGCTTGTTCGACCTGCCCGGCGAAGCTGTTCCGCACCGTCGCGGCAGGCGCCGGATTTATGGCCGGAACAAACTCTCCCTGGCGACACTCGCCGACCAAAGTCAAGGCTGGGAATCGCTCACCTATTCTGGCCGAGGCGTCGAAGTCACGCGCCCGTGCAAATCGTTCCTGGCGACATCGGAGTTGATCAGCGGGCGCATCCGTGTGGTGCTGCTCCGCTTTGACGACGGCAACTGGGCGCCTTACTTTTGCACGGACCCCAGCGCCGACGTGCGTGAGATTCTGGAGGCCGTCGCCGCGCGCTGGGCGATCGAAGAATGTTTCCAAGGGATGAAAGAAGTCTGGGGCGCCGGTCAGCAGCAAGTTCGAAATGTGTGGTCGAGCATCGGCTGTTGGAATCTCAACAGCTGGGTGTACGGCCTTGTAGAACTGTGCAGTTGGGAGTCGCCGCAAGCGGAACTGAGCGACCGCCGCTCCCGCCCCTGGGACAACGCCTCGCGTCGGCCGTCCCACGCCGACCGTCGCCGCACAATCGCCCGTAAAATGTTAGAAAAACAATTTATCGCCACTCTACCCCCGACGCCCAACAGCCCCCAAATCCGCACGCTCCTTGAAGGGCTAATCGCCATAGTAATATGA
- a CDS encoding transposase has protein sequence MRTSDGEVVSHDVRYYITSLDPDSVTAADLLRYVRGHWRIENGLHFLKDRWWDEDRHHTRRPGLSPVMAGLNTIALSIHRLCSDAEQPVRAAADHIAWRPARGLEILGA, from the coding sequence CTGCGCACTTCTGACGGCGAGGTCGTCTCTCACGACGTCCGCTACTACATCACCAGCCTTGACCCCGACTCGGTCACCGCCGCCGATCTGCTGCGCTACGTGCGCGGACATTGGCGGATCGAGAATGGTCTGCATTTCTTGAAGGACCGCTGGTGGGACGAGGATCGCCACCACACCCGCCGCCCCGGACTGTCGCCGGTGATGGCCGGCCTCAATACGATCGCCCTCTCGATCCACCGCCTCTGCTCCGACGCCGAGCAACCCGTCCGAGCCGCCGCCGATCACATCGCCTGGCGCCCCGCCCGCGGCCTGGAGATCCTGGGAGCCTGA
- a CDS encoding IS1380 family transposase: MIRPENVQYEIAERGQAIAAGGLGAIVQLLNQLGVRQEINRSVSLLKLHLPYDEADHVFNIALNLLAGGSCLEHLEDRRCDEAYLNAVGAQRTPDPTTAGDFCRRFSELNILQLQSGFNRIRQKVWRQQPDAFLDCAILEADGTQVETSGEKKQGIGINYKGQWGYHPLVVTLSNTREPLFLVNRSGNRPSHEHAAFYLDLAVERCRLAGFRKIVLRGDTDFALTENFDRWDAEGVEFVFGIDAMPNLVDIAATLPESAWKTLRRRRRDPAPPEQQRAKRPNSKEPIVERNGYLNKKLVAERIAEFDYQPGKCGQAYRVAVLYKEIHQTRGQLRLFDQEEPVYFFYITNAAKSDKPARQVVLDANARCNQENNIAQLKQCCLTAPLDSLLSNGAYMTIASLAWSLKAWSELLIQPCGRAASQHRATKMQLLAMDFTTFRDRILMIPAQIIRTSRRLVYRLMSYRPSVDALLLIHAGVHRPLRC; the protein is encoded by the coding sequence ATGATCCGGCCTGAGAACGTGCAATACGAAATCGCCGAGCGCGGGCAAGCCATCGCCGCCGGAGGTTTGGGCGCGATCGTCCAACTGCTGAATCAGCTGGGCGTCCGGCAAGAGATCAACCGCTCGGTCTCCCTCCTCAAGCTCCACTTGCCCTACGATGAAGCCGACCACGTTTTCAATATCGCTTTGAATCTGCTCGCTGGCGGCAGTTGTCTCGAACACCTGGAAGACCGACGCTGCGATGAAGCCTATCTCAACGCCGTTGGGGCGCAGCGTACCCCAGACCCGACGACGGCGGGCGATTTTTGTAGACGATTTTCGGAGCTGAATATCCTGCAGTTGCAAAGCGGCTTCAATCGCATCCGACAGAAGGTTTGGCGGCAACAGCCTGACGCGTTCTTGGATTGTGCGATCCTCGAAGCCGACGGCACGCAGGTGGAGACTTCCGGCGAAAAGAAGCAAGGCATCGGCATCAACTACAAAGGCCAGTGGGGCTACCATCCGCTGGTGGTCACCTTGTCCAACACGCGCGAACCGTTGTTCCTCGTCAACCGCAGCGGCAATCGGCCGAGCCATGAACACGCCGCGTTTTACTTGGACCTAGCCGTGGAGCGTTGTCGCCTGGCCGGATTTCGCAAGATCGTATTGCGAGGCGATACCGACTTTGCCCTGACGGAGAATTTCGATCGCTGGGATGCGGAGGGAGTCGAGTTTGTGTTCGGAATCGACGCCATGCCGAACTTGGTCGATATCGCCGCAACTTTGCCGGAATCGGCGTGGAAAACGTTGCGTCGCCGGCGCCGCGATCCCGCCCCGCCGGAACAGCAACGAGCCAAACGGCCGAACTCTAAAGAGCCGATCGTCGAACGCAACGGTTATCTCAACAAGAAGCTGGTTGCCGAGCGGATCGCCGAGTTCGACTATCAGCCTGGCAAGTGCGGTCAGGCGTATCGCGTGGCAGTGCTGTACAAAGAGATTCATCAAACGCGCGGCCAACTGCGCCTGTTCGACCAGGAGGAGCCGGTCTACTTCTTCTACATCACCAACGCCGCAAAGTCGGACAAACCGGCGCGTCAGGTGGTGCTCGACGCCAATGCTCGTTGCAATCAAGAGAACAACATCGCGCAGTTAAAACAGTGTTGCCTGACCGCGCCGCTGGACAGCTTGCTCAGCAATGGGGCGTACATGACGATCGCCTCGCTGGCTTGGAGCCTCAAGGCTTGGTCGGAGTTATTGATCCAGCCTTGCGGTCGCGCGGCGTCCCAACACAGGGCGACAAAAATGCAGTTGTTGGCGATGGACTTCACGACGTTCCGCGACCGCATCCTGATGATCCCCGCGCAGATCATTCGCACCAGTCGCCGTCTGGTGTACCGCTTAATGAGTTACCGACCGAGCGTCGACGCGTTGCTATTAATCCACGCCGGCGTACATCGTCCGCTACGTTGCTAA
- a CDS encoding IS1380 family transposase produces MQRRIDPQNGSGQSPMIVPEKIVYELADRQQAIAAGGLGALVQTARRLDLRQAINNSITLLKLHRPYDEADHVLNIALNLLAGGGCLEHLEDRRCDEAYLNALGAERIPDPTTAGDFCRRFQEMDILRLMNGFNQVRERVWKEQPDAFFDCAIIEADGTQVQTSAEKKQGIGINYKGEWGYHPLVVTLANTREPLFIVNRSGNRPSHENAAFFFDLAVERCRKAGFRKVVLRGDTDFALTENFDRWSEQNVEFVFGIDAMPKLVGIAKTLAETEWKTLHRRKHKPPSRRATRPRCKEQIVEQNGYLNKKLVSEQIAEFDYQPGKCGRSYRIIALKKEVHQKRGQLRLFDHEKPVYFFYITNATKADKSARQVVLDANARCNQENNIAQLKQCALSAPLDNLLSNWAYMVIASLAWSLKAWAALSIQPAGNGESRAEQTRQKAALLAMDFTTFRDRVLMVPAQIIRSGRQIVYRLLSYRPTLDYLLLIVRNVHRPLRC; encoded by the coding sequence ATGCAGCGCAGGATTGATCCCCAGAACGGGTCCGGCCAGTCGCCGATGATCGTTCCCGAGAAAATCGTTTACGAACTGGCCGACCGCCAGCAAGCGATCGCCGCCGGCGGGCTGGGCGCCCTGGTGCAGACGGCGCGGCGGCTGGACCTGCGTCAGGCGATCAACAATTCGATCACGCTGCTCAAGCTGCATCGGCCGTACGATGAGGCCGACCATGTGCTCAACATCGCGCTTAACCTGCTGGCCGGCGGCGGTTGTCTGGAGCATCTCGAAGATCGCCGCTGCGACGAGGCGTATCTCAACGCGCTCGGCGCGGAGCGGATTCCCGATCCGACGACTGCTGGCGACTTCTGCCGCCGCTTTCAAGAGATGGATATCCTGCGGCTGATGAACGGCTTCAACCAGGTCCGCGAGCGGGTCTGGAAAGAGCAGCCCGACGCGTTCTTCGACTGCGCCATCATCGAGGCCGACGGCACCCAGGTGCAGACCTCGGCCGAGAAGAAACAGGGCATCGGCATCAACTACAAAGGGGAGTGGGGCTATCATCCGCTGGTCGTTACGCTGGCCAACACGCGTGAGCCGCTGTTCATCGTCAACCGCAGCGGCAATCGTCCCAGCCATGAAAACGCCGCGTTCTTCTTCGACCTGGCGGTTGAGCGCTGCCGCAAAGCGGGCTTCCGCAAGGTGGTCCTGCGGGGCGACACGGACTTCGCCCTGACGGAGAACTTCGATCGCTGGAGCGAGCAGAACGTTGAGTTTGTGTTCGGCATCGACGCCATGCCCAAGCTGGTCGGAATCGCGAAAACCCTCGCAGAAACCGAGTGGAAAACGCTTCACCGCCGCAAACACAAACCGCCCTCAAGGCGCGCCACACGGCCGCGTTGTAAAGAACAAATCGTCGAGCAGAACGGCTACCTCAACAAGAAGCTCGTCTCCGAGCAGATCGCCGAGTTCGACTATCAGCCGGGCAAGTGCGGCCGTTCTTACCGCATCATCGCGCTCAAAAAGGAAGTGCATCAGAAACGCGGCCAGTTGCGGCTGTTCGACCACGAGAAGCCGGTGTACTTCTTCTATATCACCAACGCGACAAAGGCTGACAAGTCGGCCCGGCAGGTGGTGCTGGATGCGAACGCGCGCTGCAATCAGGAGAACAACATCGCGCAGCTCAAGCAATGTGCGTTGTCGGCGCCGCTGGACAACCTGCTGAGCAACTGGGCGTACATGGTGATTGCCTCGCTGGCCTGGAGCTTGAAAGCCTGGGCGGCGCTGAGTATCCAGCCTGCCGGCAACGGCGAATCGAGGGCGGAACAAACGCGCCAGAAGGCCGCACTGCTGGCGATGGACTTCACGACGTTTCGTGATAGGGTGCTGATGGTCCCGGCGCAGATCATTCGCAGCGGCCGGCAGATCGTCTATCGGTTGCTGAGCTATCGTCCGACGCTGGACTACCTGCTGTTGATCGTGCGAAACGTCCATCGCCCGCTCCGCTGTTGA
- a CDS encoding protein kinase domain-containing protein, translating to MPQAACPDPETIRQLLLGPPADWESFEEHLLHCEHCLQQTDAVTASDTVVEALQTSRPLESDDEHLAAAIQRSKRLHRELAAVPAPASAADAPAGLDRIADEFEAAWRVGTRPQLSAYLAENPSIDAADLLRKLISVEIELRRAAGEHPRPEEYSSIFPDQSAVLCEAFAADQTVALSSPAQDTSSFARPQHPVAALDQNLRDEIDFLAPPQQPDEIGRLGDYRVLEVMGVGGMGVVFRAEDPHLQRLVALKAMKPAVAASRSARDRFFREARAAAALDHDHIVSIYQVGEDREIPFIAMQYLRGESLQTRLKREGSLNQRDVIQIGREVALGLAAAHAQGLIHRDIKPDNIWMEAGTGRAKILDFGLARAASDDSGLTQSGMVIGTPRYMAPEQAQAAEVDHRCDLFSLGSVLYHLASGKAPFEGGNITATLMAVANAQQQPIADLRPELHPDFCALVRRLLQKDPAQRPQTAMEVAEELAAIAGKLEAMPLAPSAAGKPTIKPTPAPARRPPGRRWLPAALLSLGAVVLLAAAAVIYLNTGDGVVEVTVNEPDVKVTLDGQEITITSPRDQITVKAGRHELEVTKDGFTSWTQRFQIRRNGKVELSAVLKPAAVAPTTQPPVSRPPAAANPTTTPSAPVSDAIDFAAERKAAEWVLSVGGTLALADEQGQPKGRVGGKLPTENFVVTAISAQGKADDEGLKNLAGCRRLVSVDLTNAASVTDVGVGSLSGASTLRSLNVYGTRAGNDTLALLRLWPQLNALHIGNGTITDSGLQQLPAAPNLRQFDFSGTEVTDAGVAVMCERLPNLTSFFFREAKPSTLGLLTNLIDLRELECPGSALSAEGVASLAAHPQLERLHVWGGIDEPTLHAIAPLKKSLRSLTLDMTQEMRDGSYAAIVQLLRLQEFTILGESDLTDEQLLLLGQLPDLRSVRFSGGRRKRHTPAGIVKFRSLRPDVNLMIDGRNYPASSVIPYSVIQELDETDPLPEWTLPEGSPPPVAAPCEPQRATELQQQWAEFLKRPVIEEVSAPPELGMKFALIPPGEFRKIFTRRGDSAIEPDMPVRRFRITKPYAMSTTEVTWDQFRQFVEDTGYQTEAESKGLGGMHREYKEDPQINWRNPGWKPAPNEPVVEVTPRDADEFCKWLSKSNNAVYRLPTEAEWQHACRAGSVFKHVVGPNPQDLADYAWSEELFDPDLTASPLHLVALKKANPFALYDMLGNVWERTHDYSGSMAMLPYLPTNDPLDINTRTVVGHAWNTRRIGTFPDYNQGPHASPSPAVGFRVLKQFDAKPLPGLLDRPLVLRAGQPMSVHALVPRPEKILGLQSWSIELAGSHNSSRGIAASPKGDLIATGSSFGKISLWDRDGNYQRALLGHENPVTSLDFSPDGRWLASGDTPEAYKGTLGCTVRIWNVESGALHALIPSPIHFTNGVKFSPDGKQLAVSTEDQWKTSFFIVELATMQIRMPTTGEQRGRVLAWSPDGTKLASSATDLDPPHQRLRIWDAATLKVLRDVECPLSASLEWSPDGQWLAMRAPEGKVVIRDAKTLEVTKTFGSNAISSTWLPDSKRLVVGAGGNNNSVFDAITGEQLTKFESSSNAIAVIDHGKQAVFEQGGRLHFYDTSTGQKLREGKLRGLNGGWRTILGWDGRELFAGQRDQFFFFNGSTGERHRAFRIVRPSSGTIGLKVDPSPEGALIAATFFRSDSFVTIADSNSGTVRHEFQHGEGKVTGMAWSPDGKWLATGATDKLVRVWNVATGKVEHELAGHTGTIWSLAWSPDGARLASAAEDKTVRLWDPLAGKLVGVNDKFPEAANFGSWKHSLAWTADSRRLWIALGVNIVPLDVATGTFGPPENFSNGFNNVTFLNTSPNGQRLLTREWAGWTFVRGRDAQDRRLLGQHLGWTAQWHPDSRRFLGWEGNYGTVGFDVETNHRLGMLFPWLTGDHWLCLGPTGHYRGSPGVEDQFVYVAMLEDGSQRTYTPSEFAETFGWKNDPEKAELLGKSVESGNAQESESR from the coding sequence ATGCCTCAAGCCGCCTGCCCTGACCCGGAAACTATTCGCCAGCTCCTACTCGGCCCGCCCGCTGATTGGGAGTCGTTTGAGGAACATCTGCTGCACTGCGAACATTGTTTGCAACAGACCGACGCAGTCACCGCCAGCGATACCGTTGTCGAGGCCCTGCAGACCAGTCGCCCCCTGGAAAGCGACGACGAACACCTGGCCGCGGCGATCCAGCGCAGCAAACGCCTGCATCGTGAGCTGGCCGCCGTCCCCGCGCCGGCCTCGGCCGCCGACGCCCCCGCGGGCCTGGACCGGATCGCCGACGAGTTTGAAGCGGCATGGCGGGTCGGTACCCGGCCGCAGCTCTCCGCTTATCTCGCAGAGAACCCGTCAATCGACGCCGCCGACTTGCTCCGCAAGCTGATCTCGGTCGAAATTGAACTCCGTCGCGCCGCCGGCGAGCATCCCCGTCCGGAAGAATATTCGTCGATCTTTCCCGACCAGTCCGCCGTGCTGTGCGAAGCGTTCGCCGCCGATCAGACCGTCGCTCTGTCCAGTCCGGCCCAGGACACCTCGTCGTTTGCCCGGCCGCAACATCCGGTCGCTGCGCTCGACCAGAATCTGCGTGACGAAATCGACTTCCTCGCGCCGCCGCAGCAGCCGGACGAAATCGGCCGCCTGGGCGACTATCGCGTGCTGGAAGTGATGGGCGTCGGCGGCATGGGCGTCGTCTTTCGGGCGGAAGATCCCCATCTCCAGCGGCTGGTGGCGCTCAAGGCGATGAAGCCGGCGGTGGCGGCCAGTCGTTCCGCCCGCGATCGTTTCTTTCGCGAAGCCAGGGCGGCCGCGGCGCTCGATCACGATCATATCGTTTCCATCTATCAGGTCGGCGAGGACCGGGAGATTCCGTTCATCGCCATGCAGTACCTGCGCGGCGAGTCGCTGCAAACTCGGCTCAAGCGGGAAGGCTCGCTCAACCAGCGCGACGTGATTCAGATCGGCCGTGAAGTCGCCTTGGGGCTGGCCGCCGCCCACGCGCAAGGGCTGATCCATCGCGACATCAAGCCGGACAATATCTGGATGGAAGCCGGAACGGGCCGCGCGAAGATTCTCGACTTCGGCCTGGCCCGGGCGGCCAGCGACGATTCGGGACTGACCCAAAGCGGCATGGTGATCGGCACGCCGCGGTACATGGCTCCGGAGCAGGCGCAGGCGGCCGAGGTCGATCATCGCTGCGATCTGTTCAGCCTGGGCAGCGTGCTCTACCACCTGGCCAGCGGCAAAGCGCCGTTTGAAGGCGGCAACATCACGGCCACACTGATGGCGGTGGCGAACGCCCAGCAACAGCCGATCGCCGACCTCCGCCCCGAACTGCACCCCGACTTCTGCGCGCTGGTGCGACGACTGTTACAGAAAGATCCGGCCCAGCGGCCGCAGACGGCAATGGAAGTCGCCGAGGAGTTGGCGGCGATTGCGGGCAAATTGGAGGCGATGCCGCTGGCTCCCAGCGCGGCCGGCAAACCGACTATCAAACCAACGCCTGCTCCGGCCCGCCGACCGCCCGGCCGCCGCTGGCTACCGGCAGCGCTGCTCAGCCTGGGGGCGGTCGTGTTGCTGGCCGCCGCCGCGGTCATCTACCTCAACACGGGCGACGGCGTGGTCGAGGTAACGGTCAACGAGCCAGACGTCAAAGTCACGCTCGATGGCCAGGAGATTACGATCACCTCGCCCCGCGACCAGATCACGGTGAAGGCCGGCCGGCATGAGCTGGAAGTCACCAAAGACGGCTTCACCAGTTGGACTCAGCGCTTTCAGATCCGCCGCAACGGCAAGGTCGAACTGTCGGCCGTGTTGAAACCGGCAGCAGTAGCGCCCACCACTCAACCGCCCGTATCCAGACCGCCAGCGGCGGCAAATCCCACGACCACGCCATCGGCTCCCGTCAGCGACGCGATCGACTTCGCCGCCGAACGCAAAGCTGCCGAATGGGTGCTGTCGGTGGGTGGAACACTTGCTCTCGCCGATGAACAGGGACAGCCGAAAGGCCGTGTCGGCGGCAAGCTGCCGACGGAAAACTTTGTCGTGACGGCGATCAGCGCGCAGGGTAAGGCAGACGATGAGGGCTTGAAGAATCTCGCCGGGTGTCGGCGATTGGTGTCCGTCGACCTCACGAATGCTGCCTCAGTGACCGACGTCGGAGTCGGCTCGCTCTCCGGTGCGTCAACGCTACGCAGTCTCAACGTGTATGGCACGCGCGCCGGCAACGACACGCTGGCTTTACTTCGACTATGGCCGCAGTTAAATGCGTTGCACATTGGTAATGGGACCATCACCGACTCGGGATTGCAACAGCTTCCCGCAGCCCCGAATCTGCGACAATTCGACTTCAGCGGTACTGAAGTCACGGACGCAGGTGTCGCGGTGATGTGCGAACGCCTGCCCAATCTCACCTCCTTTTTCTTTCGAGAAGCAAAGCCCAGCACCTTGGGTCTGCTCACCAACCTGATAGATCTGCGAGAACTTGAATGCCCCGGCTCCGCTCTCTCGGCCGAGGGCGTCGCATCGCTGGCGGCGCACCCGCAGTTGGAGAGACTGCACGTCTGGGGTGGAATCGACGAGCCCACTTTACACGCCATCGCCCCGCTGAAAAAATCGCTTCGATCACTCACGCTCGACATGACGCAGGAGATGAGGGATGGGAGTTACGCGGCGATCGTGCAACTGCTGCGACTTCAGGAATTCACCATTCTTGGTGAAAGCGATCTGACCGACGAGCAATTGCTTTTGCTTGGTCAACTTCCCGATCTTCGCAGCGTCCGTTTCTCTGGCGGACGGAGAAAACGACACACGCCCGCTGGCATCGTCAAGTTCCGCAGCCTGCGACCCGACGTCAATCTGATGATCGACGGCAGAAACTATCCCGCCAGTTCGGTCATTCCTTATTCGGTCATTCAAGAGCTCGACGAAACCGATCCGTTGCCGGAGTGGACGTTGCCGGAAGGATCTCCGCCGCCGGTGGCGGCTCCGTGTGAGCCGCAGCGAGCGACGGAATTGCAACAGCAGTGGGCCGAGTTTCTCAAACGGCCGGTTATCGAGGAAGTTTCCGCACCGCCAGAACTCGGGATGAAGTTCGCGCTGATCCCGCCGGGCGAGTTTCGCAAGATCTTCACGCGACGAGGCGATTCGGCGATCGAACCGGACATGCCCGTCCGCCGCTTCCGCATCACCAAACCCTACGCGATGAGCACCACCGAAGTTACCTGGGACCAGTTCCGGCAGTTCGTCGAGGACACCGGCTACCAGACCGAAGCCGAAAGCAAAGGACTCGGGGGCATGCACCGCGAATACAAAGAAGATCCACAAATCAATTGGCGTAACCCCGGTTGGAAACCTGCTCCCAACGAGCCTGTTGTAGAGGTAACGCCGCGCGATGCCGATGAGTTCTGTAAATGGCTTTCCAAATCGAATAACGCTGTTTACCGCCTGCCGACCGAAGCCGAATGGCAGCACGCCTGCCGGGCGGGGAGCGTCTTCAAGCATGTCGTCGGGCCGAATCCGCAAGATCTCGCCGACTACGCCTGGAGTGAGGAGTTGTTTGATCCTGATCTCACCGCCAGTCCGTTACATCTGGTCGCTCTGAAGAAAGCGAATCCCTTCGCCCTGTACGACATGCTGGGAAATGTCTGGGAGCGAACGCATGATTACTCGGGTTCAATGGCAATGCTCCCTTACCTGCCAACGAATGATCCACTCGACATCAATACTCGAACCGTGGTCGGCCATGCCTGGAACACTCGGCGCATTGGAACGTTTCCTGATTACAACCAGGGGCCGCATGCGTCGCCGTCGCCAGCAGTCGGCTTCCGCGTGCTGAAGCAATTCGACGCCAAACCGCTGCCGGGGCTGCTCGACCGCCCCCTGGTGCTGCGAGCGGGTCAGCCGATGAGCGTCCATGCGTTGGTCCCGCGCCCCGAAAAAATCCTCGGTCTACAAAGCTGGTCCATCGAACTCGCCGGCTCGCACAACAGTTCACGCGGCATTGCAGCGAGTCCCAAAGGCGACCTCATCGCCACCGGAAGCTCTTTCGGCAAGATCAGTCTGTGGGACCGCGACGGCAACTACCAACGCGCGCTGCTGGGGCACGAAAATCCAGTGACCTCTCTGGACTTCTCCCCCGACGGACGCTGGCTCGCGTCGGGAGATACGCCTGAGGCTTATAAGGGGACGTTAGGATGCACGGTGCGAATCTGGAATGTCGAGTCCGGTGCGCTGCACGCTTTGATTCCCAGCCCGATTCATTTTACAAACGGAGTCAAGTTTTCTCCCGACGGCAAGCAGTTGGCGGTGAGCACTGAGGACCAGTGGAAGACTTCGTTTTTCATCGTCGAACTCGCGACCATGCAGATTCGTATGCCAACGACTGGCGAGCAGCGGGGTCGTGTCCTTGCATGGTCTCCCGATGGCACGAAGCTGGCGTCATCGGCAACAGATCTAGATCCTCCGCATCAGCGGCTGCGAATTTGGGACGCGGCCACGCTCAAGGTGCTGCGAGATGTCGAATGTCCGTTGTCCGCTTCACTCGAATGGTCTCCCGACGGTCAGTGGCTCGCGATGCGAGCTCCGGAAGGCAAAGTTGTGATTCGTGATGCTAAGACGTTGGAGGTCACCAAAACATTTGGCTCGAATGCCATCAGTTCAACGTGGCTACCGGACAGCAAACGGCTCGTCGTCGGAGCGGGAGGCAATAACAACTCGGTTTTCGATGCCATAACCGGCGAGCAGCTCACCAAGTTCGAAAGCAGCAGTAATGCAATCGCGGTTATTGATCATGGCAAGCAAGCTGTCTTTGAACAAGGCGGGCGGTTGCACTTCTACGACACTTCCACCGGCCAGAAACTTCGCGAAGGGAAGCTACGCGGCTTGAATGGTGGATGGCGCACCATTCTCGGATGGGATGGCCGCGAACTGTTCGCGGGGCAACGCGATCAATTCTTTTTCTTCAATGGTTCAACGGGCGAGCGACATCGGGCGTTCCGCATTGTGCGACCTTCAAGTGGAACTATTGGCCTCAAGGTTGATCCGTCACCTGAAGGCGCTCTTATTGCCGCAACGTTTTTCCGATCCGACTCTTTCGTAACGATCGCTGATTCGAACTCAGGAACCGTGCGCCATGAGTTCCAGCACGGCGAAGGCAAGGTCACAGGAATGGCGTGGTCGCCGGATGGGAAATGGCTGGCGACCGGGGCGACCGACAAACTCGTCCGCGTGTGGAATGTCGCCACCGGGAAGGTCGAGCACGAACTCGCCGGACACACGGGGACGATCTGGAGCCTCGCCTGGTCTCCCGACGGCGCCCGTCTCGCCTCGGCCGCCGAGGATAAAACCGTCCGCCTCTGGGATCCCCTCGCGGGAAAACTCGTCGGCGTCAACGACAAGTTTCCGGAAGCAGCAAACTTCGGCTCATGGAAGCACTCGCTCGCCTGGACCGCAGACAGCCGCCGACTATGGATCGCGCTCGGTGTCAACATCGTGCCGCTCGACGTGGCGACTGGCACGTTCGGCCCGCCGGAAAATTTCAGTAACGGCTTCAACAACGTGACGTTCCTCAATACGTCCCCCAACGGCCAGCGGCTGCTCACGCGGGAATGGGCCGGTTGGACATTCGTCCGTGGCCGAGACGCTCAGGACCGCCGCCTGCTCGGCCAACACCTGGGTTGGACCGCGCAGTGGCATCCCGACAGCCGCCGCTTCCTGGGTTGGGAAGGGAACTACGGCACGGTCGGGTTCGACGTGGAGACGAACCACCGACTGGGGATGCTGTTCCCGTGGCTGACCGGCGACCACTGGCTCTGCCTCGGCCCCACCGGCCACTACCGCGGCAGCCCCGGCGTCGAAGACCAGTTCGTCTACGTCGCCATGCTCGAAGACGGCTCCCAACGCACCTACACCCCCAGCGAATTCGCGGAAACGTTCGGTTGGAAGAATGATCCCGAGAAAGCGGAACTGCTGGGGAAGTCGGTGGAATCGGGCAACGCACAAGAGTCGGAGTCGAGGTAG